The genomic region ATTCTTGACCGTCGTGCTCGCGTCGCGCCCGCCTATATCGCGGCCGCGCAGAGCCGCGGCTTCCTGGTGTCGATCGAGACCGACATCACCACTGCCCTGACGCGGCTGGGCGCAGCCGGATGTCTGGAGGTCTTGGTCGAGGCCGGGGCCGAGTTGACCCAGTCCATCCTGGCCGGAGGGCACTGGGATGAACACGTTCTGATCCGGCAGGCCGCAGATCCCGGCGCGAACGATCTGGTCACGATCCGCTACCGCTCCACGACAACCTAAAGTTGAGAGGAAACCGATGTTTTCTGGAATAGTTGAACGATTGGCCCCGGTGATCAGCATCACCCAGCGGGGACAGACCCGCGTGCTGGTGTTGCAGACCGGTTGGGATGACCTAGCGCTGGGGGAGAGCGTTGCGGTCAATGGCGTTTGCCTGACCGTCACCGACCTGGCTACGGGGGGCGAGGCGACGTTCTTTGTCAGCCCCGAAACGACGGCGCGTACCAGCCTTGGCCGGATTGCGGTGGGCGGCAGCGTCAATCTTGAGCGTGCGGTGCGCCTGGAAACCAGGCTGTCGGGTCATCTGGTACAAGGTCACGTTGATGGCACTGCTCAACTGATCGCTGCGACCCCTGAGGACGGGGCGTTCAGACTGGAACTGGCACTGCCCGCAGAACTTGGCCGCTACTGCGTGCAAAAAGGCTCGATTGCATTGGACGGGATCAGTCTGACGCTCAATAGCGTCAGCGCCGCGGCAGACGGCAAAACCATTATCGGCATCACCATTATTCCCCATACGTGGAACCACACCAACTTGCACGCCACCGGACCGGGTGACGAAATCAATGTCGAGGTCGATATGATCGCCAAATATGTGGAGCGCCTATGTCAGCCCTATCCCAAGCCCTGAGCCAGCTTCGCCAGGGGGGAATGGTGATCCTGGTTGATGACGAAGACCGCGAAAACGAGGGAGATCTGATTGTTGCTGGGCAATTTGCGACTCCTGAAGCTGTAAACTTCATGGCCACCTATGGGCGGGGCCTGATCTGTCTGGCGCTGAGTGGTCAGCAGGTCGACCGGCTGCAACTGTCGCCCATGACGAACAGCAATAAGGGCCGCCGGACAACGGCGTTCACGGTTTCGATCGAGGCGCATGCGGGCATAACCACCGGCATATCGGCGCATGATCGGTCGCGCACGATTTTGGCTGCTGTGAATCCCGAAGCCCGGTCCGGAGACATTGTCTCGCCGGGACACGTCTTTCCGCTGCGCGCGGCAGAGGGTGGCGTTCTCGTGCGCAACGGTCATACCGAAGGCGGGGTCGACCTGATGCGACTTGCTGGCTTGGAGCCGGCCGCCGCAATTTGCGAGATCATGCGGGATGACGGGGAGATGGCGCGACGCCCTGATCTGGAGCGCTTTGCCGCCAGACATGGTCTGCCCATACTGACGATTGCCGAACTTGTCGCCCATCGCTACCGGACCGAACAACTGGTCGAACAGGTGGCCGTCGCCGATCTGCCATCGTCCCTGTCGGGCGTTGCCGCGCGGGTCTATGCCTTTCGCAGTCTTCTTGATGGAGCGGAGCACCTTGCAGTGGTCAACGCACCAATTTCCGGCGTGCCGCTGGTCCGGGTGCACTCCGAATGCCTGACGGGCGATGCTTTGGGATCGCTGCGCTGCGATTGCGGCCCTCAATTGCAGCAATCGCAGCAAATGATCAGCGGCACCGGCGGTGTGCTGATCTATTTGCGCGGCCAGGAAGGCCGCGGCATTGGCCTAGCCAACAAGATCCGCGCCTATGCCCTGCAGGACAAGGGCCGCGACACCGTGCAAGCCAATACCGATCTCGGTTTTGCTCCCGATGCCCGCAACTACGCGATCGCCGCCCAAATCTTGCGGGCACTCGAGATCGACACGATCACGCTGTTGACCAACAATCCGGCCAAGGCCGAGGCGCTAGAGGCCAATGGTATCACCGTTCAGGCGCAACAGCCCCTGATTATTGCCTCGAACCGATTCAACCTGCGTTATCTCGATACCAAGCGTGAAAAATTCGGTCACGCGCTGACTCATCCTAGCTGAAAGTAACCCATGACCAATATTATTGCTTCCCAAGATAGTCGGATCGCCATCGTGGTGAGCCGTTTCAATCAAGATGTGACCGATGGCCTGCTCTGGGGTGCCAGGGCCTGCCTGGCCGAACATGGCATCGCGCTGGCCGAGACCGACGTATTGTC from Devosia litorisediminis harbors:
- a CDS encoding riboflavin synthase is translated as MFSGIVERLAPVISITQRGQTRVLVLQTGWDDLALGESVAVNGVCLTVTDLATGGEATFFVSPETTARTSLGRIAVGGSVNLERAVRLETRLSGHLVQGHVDGTAQLIAATPEDGAFRLELALPAELGRYCVQKGSIALDGISLTLNSVSAAADGKTIIGITIIPHTWNHTNLHATGPGDEINVEVDMIAKYVERLCQPYPKP
- the ribB gene encoding 3,4-dihydroxy-2-butanone-4-phosphate synthase, with translation MSALSQALSQLRQGGMVILVDDEDRENEGDLIVAGQFATPEAVNFMATYGRGLICLALSGQQVDRLQLSPMTNSNKGRRTTAFTVSIEAHAGITTGISAHDRSRTILAAVNPEARSGDIVSPGHVFPLRAAEGGVLVRNGHTEGGVDLMRLAGLEPAAAICEIMRDDGEMARRPDLERFAARHGLPILTIAELVAHRYRTEQLVEQVAVADLPSSLSGVAARVYAFRSLLDGAEHLAVVNAPISGVPLVRVHSECLTGDALGSLRCDCGPQLQQSQQMISGTGGVLIYLRGQEGRGIGLANKIRAYALQDKGRDTVQANTDLGFAPDARNYAIAAQILRALEIDTITLLTNNPAKAEALEANGITVQAQQPLIIASNRFNLRYLDTKREKFGHALTHPS